The Paenibacillus sp. 481 DNA window AACGATGCTTTTCATATTGCTCATTCTCGTCTTTTCCGTAACCACATCGGATTTAAATTCAATAATTCCATCCATGAGATGCTAAATCTCGAAGAAGTACTCCCTGACTACACGCCTGCTCAACAACTTCAGCTGCCGGTAAAAATATATCATTATGGATATATGAATGAATACTTAGCAAATAAAAAGAAATCAGAGCGGAATATTCAGCTCCTGAAAAAAGAGTTAAGTAAAGAAAATCATCATCCATGGATCAAATATCATATGGCTACAGAATATTATCGAATGAAAGATTACGTTCGAGCTTTCGAATATTTAAATCTGGCTATCGTTCATTTTTTGCAAGAAGAGAAAACCCCTCCTTCCTTACTGTATAAACTGAAGTATTCAATCTTGATTACATTAGGGAGTGTCGATGGAGCATGGCAAGGTATTGATCGTGCCATACAGATGTATCCGGACTATGTGGACTTGCAATTTTATAAAGGTGTTATTTATTTTTTGAAGGAGTGGTACGGGCAGGCTATTTCTGTCTTTGAGCAATGTGTCGAGATGGGTGAAGACAATATCAAGTATTTGACGTTAAAGGGAGCGGGTAGCTTTCATGCTTGGTTTTACATCGGCTTATGCCACGAGAATCTCGGAAATGCCGACGAGGCTATTCAAGCTTACGAACATGCTCTACGACTATTTCCGGATTACATACCAGCTCTAGATAAGCTTAACCACATCATGGGATCAGCTAGCGTATAGAACACACTTCCTACTTGTGTGGATATAATCCTAACAACGTATCTGCCACGTATGAGCCTATTATTTTTCACATATAATTTATCTTGCGCTATATCGTTACCTCGTTCAAATAACAAATGATGAGTAGTAAGACGAAGGGTTATAAGGCTGTTAAGATTGGCGTCTTTATACTTGGATACATGAAGGAAAGGAACGGGGATAGTTATGGGGCTGCAACGAATATTGTTCGTGATGTGTGTCAGCAACGAAACTTTATTCCAACAGGCCAAGAGACAAATTGCTCATTTAACGGTTCCAGAAGGATTTACAGTTGAGTTATATGAGATTAGAAATGCAGCAGGTATGGCAAGCGGCTACAATAATGCGCTCCATATCGAAGCTGCATACAAAATATATATTCATCAAGATACGTTTCTTGTGCATCGAGGTATGCTACTTGAAATGGTCCAGCTCTTTCAACGGCACGCCGATCTTGGCATGATTGGACTCGCTGGATGTGCAACGTTGCCGACGAATGGAATATGGTGGGAGGGAAGCCCGCTTGTTGGCCAAGTGATCGAGCATCGGCGGGAGACATACCAGCTATTACGTTTCGATTATGGGTGGCATGAATCGTCGGATTATGTGCAAGTTCAGGCGATCGATGGCTTATTCATGGCGACTCGTGTAAACATACCGTGGCGAGAAGATTTGTTCGATGGATTTCACTTTTATGATTCTTCTCATTCTATAGAAATGCAACGCAATGGATACGTAGTAGGTGTTCCAGTGCTGCAAAGCCCATGGTGTATTCATTATAATGGCGATGAATTTGATCGCGTATCGTATGAGCGCTACCGAACTATTTTTGTTCACGAGTATATGACGATTCATTCCTGAATCGATGCTTGATACAACAATCCGTTGCAACACCAAGCTAACCGGATTCTCCTGGAAAGGATGGATGTTATGCATCAGACAGATCGTGAAAGCACCTTAGAAGGTCGCATATCCTTATGTATGATTGTCAAAGATGAATCTAAGCTGATTGGAAAATGCTTGGATAGTGTGCAAAATGTCGTAGATGAGATCATAGTCGTTGACACGGGCTCAACAGATGACACGATCGCGATTTGCGAATCGCGCGGAGCTAAAGTGTTTCCGTTGGAATGGACGGACAACTTTGCTGAGGCACGCAATTACAGCTTGCAACAAGCCACAGGGGATTGGATCTTTTGGTTGGATGCAGATGAGCATTTGGACCCGGATACGGCTCCAGCATTGCGAACTATTTTTACCGTACAAGATAATCATGTAGCGGTTATCGAGCTTATTAATTACATTGGGGAAGAAGCAAATGGGGAACACGCATTTATTGTGCATCATCATCGGTTATTTCGCAATCATAAGGGCTTTCAGTTCAATGGCGCGATTCATGAACAACTGAATGTGCATGATATTTTGGGCTCCGATTTCAACGTATATCGGTTGCCTGTTCGCGTACATCATTTCGGTTATATGGACGTGATCGTTAAAGCACGCGATAAAGCGGAGCGTAATAAGCAGATGCTGTTGCGGGAAAAACAAAAAGAAGGATATAACCCTTGGGTTGACTATCATCTTGCAAGTGAGTATTACCGTTTGGGACAGTATAAGGACGCTTACGATACGGTTAATTTGGCGATGAAGTTGTTTATCGAGCAAAGCAAGTTACCCCCATCTCTATGCTACAAATTAAAATACGATACTCTTTTGGCAAGTGGCTCCTATGAGGGAGCATGGCCATCTATTGAACGGGCCATCCAGCTATATCCCGACTATGTTGATCTTCATTTTTACAGAGGAGTCATCCTGTATCATAAGAATAAGTTCGAGATGGCATTGGACACTTTTAAACATTGTCTTGAATTAGGAGAGGGAAATTTGCAACATCTCACATTGCGTGGGATGGGCAGCTTTCATGCTTGGTACCATATCGGGCTTAGTTATGAAAAATTAGACCAGCAGCAGAACGCCATACATGCTTATGAGCAAGCGCTCGCTGCCAATGCGAAGCATGAGTTGGCGCACGAAGCGCTCGCACGACTACTTCAGCTCGCAGAGCAGGATGCCTCTGCGCTAAAGATCAGCTTGTGCATGATTGTTAAGAATGAAGAAGAAAGTTTACAGCGTTGTTTAGACAGTGTGATCGATCTGGTCGACGAGATCGTGATCGTTGACACGGGATCGACGGACAATACGAAGCAAATTGCCGCTCGCAATCAAGCTTGCCTGTATGATTTTGAATGGATAGACGATTTTGGGGCTGCAAGAAACTATGCGTTTAGTAAAGCGACGCAGGAATACATCTTTTGGTTGGATGCAGATGACATTATTGACGAGAAGGGCCGTGTCGCGTTCAGGCAATTGAAGCGTGAATTGTCACGCGACGTCACCAGTGTAAGTATGCCTTATGTGTTGACGACCAACGAGGCAGGCGATCCTTTGTTTTCGCTTAGGCGCAACCGTCTCGTGCAGCGAGCTGCTAATTTTCGCTGGATTGGCCCCGTCCATGAATATTTGGAGGTGTACGGCAACATTCAACATAGTGATATATGCGTATATCATAAAAAAGATAAACACTACACCGATCGCAATTTACGCATATATGAAAATCGTTTGGCAGCAGGTGAAGTGTTTTCAGCGCGAGACTTGTACTATTATGCTAACGAGCTGAAGGATCATGCTCGATACGCGGAGGCACTTGATTACTACGAGAAATTTTTGCAAACGAAACAAGGGTGGTATGAGGACTGTATCCAAGCTTGTCTAAAGATGGAGTCCTGCCATGAAAAGCTTAACCATGAGGAAGAGCGGCTGCCCGCTTTAGTCCGATCGTTTATATTTGATAAACCACATTCCGATATATGCTGTCAAATCGGCGAGATCATGCTGAACAAGCAGCGCATGCCAGATGCCATCTATTGGTTTGAACAAGCAACCCAACTCGCGATTCCTTCCAATCAGCTGACCATGACACAATCATCCACTTGGACATGGATTCCTCACTTGAAGCTATGTGTCGTCTACGACCAAATGGGCCAACACGAAACGGCATGCTATCACAATGAAATGGCGCTCCGCTTTATTCCTGATCATCCAAGTATGCTGTACAATCAAACGTACTTCAAAAATCTACTGGGGGAACGATTTGAACAAGTGACGGGTAGTGCTAGTGGAGGGCGAGAATAATGAAGACGAGTATGATTATACTGACTCATAACCAGTTTCATCACACTGTACTATGTCTGGAAAGCATCCGCAAATGGACCTCGGAACCGTATGAAATTATCGTGGTTGACAATGGGTCAACAGATGGATTAACGGTCATGTATTTAAAGCTTCAACCGGATGTCATTCTCATCTGTAACGACCATAATGCGGGCTTTGCTGCGGGCTGTAATCAAGGGCTAGAAGTTGCGACAGGTGAACACATCTTATTTTTAAACAATGACACCGTCGTGACTCCTAACTGGCTGACCCACCTGCTAGCTGCCTTGCATGCAAGCCCTGATATAGGAATGGTAGGTCCGCTTACGAACTATTCAAGTGGTCACCAGATCATTCCGGTTCCTTATACAGATTTATTGGATCTGAATGCATTTGCACACGAACATGGGACTCGCAATCAAGGAAAGACGACTGAAGTTCGGCGCTTGATTGGCTTTTGTTTATTAGCTAAGCGTGCGGTACTGGAAGAAGTTGGAGGCTTCGATGAAATATATGACATCGGGAATTTTGAGGATGATGATTTATGTTTGCGCGTCGCACGTGCTGGCTATCGTCTAGTCATAGCGAATGCGAGCTTTATACATCATGTCGGACACGCAACGATGAAGGAACTCCAACAGGATACGCCCCAAAATAATGTGCAATATTTAATGGGCATAAATCGGAACAAAGCGAAAGAAAAGTGGGGAGAGGACATTTTTGATTTAATTTATAAAGAGGACGCTAAGCTCACTTGCTGCGTACTTGCGGATACAGAGTCGGCTTTAATTAA harbors:
- a CDS encoding glycosyltransferase, with protein sequence MHQTDRESTLEGRISLCMIVKDESKLIGKCLDSVQNVVDEIIVVDTGSTDDTIAICESRGAKVFPLEWTDNFAEARNYSLQQATGDWIFWLDADEHLDPDTAPALRTIFTVQDNHVAVIELINYIGEEANGEHAFIVHHHRLFRNHKGFQFNGAIHEQLNVHDILGSDFNVYRLPVRVHHFGYMDVIVKARDKAERNKQMLLREKQKEGYNPWVDYHLASEYYRLGQYKDAYDTVNLAMKLFIEQSKLPPSLCYKLKYDTLLASGSYEGAWPSIERAIQLYPDYVDLHFYRGVILYHKNKFEMALDTFKHCLELGEGNLQHLTLRGMGSFHAWYHIGLSYEKLDQQQNAIHAYEQALAANAKHELAHEALARLLQLAEQDASALKISLCMIVKNEEESLQRCLDSVIDLVDEIVIVDTGSTDNTKQIAARNQACLYDFEWIDDFGAARNYAFSKATQEYIFWLDADDIIDEKGRVAFRQLKRELSRDVTSVSMPYVLTTNEAGDPLFSLRRNRLVQRAANFRWIGPVHEYLEVYGNIQHSDICVYHKKDKHYTDRNLRIYENRLAAGEVFSARDLYYYANELKDHARYAEALDYYEKFLQTKQGWYEDCIQACLKMESCHEKLNHEEERLPALVRSFIFDKPHSDICCQIGEIMLNKQRMPDAIYWFEQATQLAIPSNQLTMTQSSTWTWIPHLKLCVVYDQMGQHETACYHNEMALRFIPDHPSMLYNQTYFKNLLGERFEQVTGSASGGRE
- a CDS encoding glycosyltransferase family protein, which encodes MGLQRILFVMCVSNETLFQQAKRQIAHLTVPEGFTVELYEIRNAAGMASGYNNALHIEAAYKIYIHQDTFLVHRGMLLEMVQLFQRHADLGMIGLAGCATLPTNGIWWEGSPLVGQVIEHRRETYQLLRFDYGWHESSDYVQVQAIDGLFMATRVNIPWREDLFDGFHFYDSSHSIEMQRNGYVVGVPVLQSPWCIHYNGDEFDRVSYERYRTIFVHEYMTIHS
- a CDS encoding glycosyltransferase; protein product: MVNISLCMIVKNEEGCLHRCLSSVKDLVDEIIIVDTGSTDQTVEICHLHGANVLHYAWNDHFAEARNYGLRQATGDWILWMDADEVLGSCDTAQLKQTLALQSESIGWIHLINFIGDTPNENDAFHIAHSRLFRNHIGFKFNNSIHEMLNLEEVLPDYTPAQQLQLPVKIYHYGYMNEYLANKKKSERNIQLLKKELSKENHHPWIKYHMATEYYRMKDYVRAFEYLNLAIVHFLQEEKTPPSLLYKLKYSILITLGSVDGAWQGIDRAIQMYPDYVDLQFYKGVIYFLKEWYGQAISVFEQCVEMGEDNIKYLTLKGAGSFHAWFYIGLCHENLGNADEAIQAYEHALRLFPDYIPALDKLNHIMGSASV
- a CDS encoding glycosyltransferase family 2 protein; its protein translation is MKTSMIILTHNQFHHTVLCLESIRKWTSEPYEIIVVDNGSTDGLTVMYLKLQPDVILICNDHNAGFAAGCNQGLEVATGEHILFLNNDTVVTPNWLTHLLAALHASPDIGMVGPLTNYSSGHQIIPVPYTDLLDLNAFAHEHGTRNQGKTTEVRRLIGFCLLAKRAVLEEVGGFDEIYDIGNFEDDDLCLRVARAGYRLVIANASFIHHVGHATMKELQQDTPQNNVQYLMGINRNKAKEKWGEDIFDLIYKEDAKLTCCVLADTESALIKALDSIKDIADEIIVVDISGACEAISQSYAASYVKEKPRKSRMKQWERAVQQAAGPYILLLEAGEYVSEQARRKIRALKRSISPDGAVATMKFEQREEVPATKQVRLFHRSFPLSYLDKPKSYKQEVLDTDIVIHYEFDSRKENAIH